A stretch of DNA from Aliarcobacter thereius LMG 24486:
AGCACTTTTTATGCTTTATACTCCTATAAAAAGAATCTCTAAACTATATAACAGTATGCAAGATGCAATCGCTGCAAATGAGAGAATTATGGATATGTTTAAAATCAAAGCAAAAATAATTGGTGGGAAACAAGAGATTTTAAAAGATATAAAAAATATAAATTTCTCAAATGTATCACTTTTCTATGATGATTTTGAAGCACTTAAAAAAATAAACCTAGAAGCAAATAAGGGTGAAATAGTTGCTTTAGTTGGAGATAGTGGTGGTGGAAAATCATCTTTTATTAATCTAATTCCTAGATTTTATGATACTAGCAGTGGTAAAATATCTATAAATAATTTAGATATAAAAGAGTTTAATTTAAAAACTTTAAGAGAAAATATAAGTATTGTTACACAAAGAGTTTATATTTTTAATGACTCTATTGCTTCAAATGTATCCTATGGACAAGAGTTAGATGAAGTTAAAGTTGTAGAATCTCTAAAAAAAGCTCATGCTTATGATTTTGTAATGAGTATGAAAAAAGGTATTCATACAACTTTAGATGAAGCTGGAACAAACTTAAGTGGTGGTCAAAGACAAAGAATTGCTATTGCAAGAGCTCTATATAAAGATCCAAAGATATTGATTTTAGATGAAGCGACTTCTGCTTTGGATAATGCAAGTGAAGAGATTGTAAGTAAGGTTATAGAAGAAGTTAGCTCTGATAAGATTACTTTTGTAATTGCACATAGATTAAGTACTATAAAAAACGCAACAAAAATTGCAGTGTTTAAAAATGGGGAAATTATAAGTATTGGTAAATATGATGAGCTTTTAGAAAGCTGTGAAGAGTTTAAAAGACTTCACAATTCAGCAAATATTTGATTTTTTTTGGATACTATCCATAAATTTTTTAAAAAGGAAAGATTTTGTTAAGCTATGAAACTTTAAAAAAAATACTATTTAAATTTGAGCCTGAAACAGCTCATAACTTTGCCGAATTTGGATTAAAATTTTTAGGTAAATGTAAATTAGCTAGAAACTATTATGAAAAAAAGAATTTTATAGAAGATAAAGTATTAGAACAAGAACTATTTGGAAGAACTTTTAGAAATCCTATTGGTCTTGCTGCTGGATTTGATAAAAATGCCTCTATGATAAAAGCTATGAAATCTTTAGGTTTTGGTTTTACAGAGATTGGAACAGTTACTTTAGTACCACAAAATGGTAATCCAAAGCCAAGACTTTTTAGACATCCTGATGAAAAATCTTTACAAAATGCTATGGGTTTCAATAATCTAGGTTCTCATAAAGTTTTAAAAAACTTAAAAAAAGTATATCCTTTTTATATTCCAATAGGTGTAAATATAGGAAAAAATAAAAACACACCTGAAGAGTTTGCTATAAGTGATTATAAAAACTTAATCAAAAAACTAGAAGCTTATGCTGACTATTTAATTATAAATATATCTAGTCCAAATACTCCAAATCTAAGAGATTTACAAAATGAAAATTTCATAAGTGAACTTTTTTCTATGGCAAAAAATCTCACTAAAAAACCAATTTTTTTAAAAATTGCTCCTGATATGGATGTAAAAGTTGCTATAAATCTTTGTGAAGTTGCTATTAAAGAAGGTGCAAGTGGAATTATTGCAAACAATACAACAATTGACTACTCATTAGTAAAAAACCCTCAAAGCTTTGGTGGATTAAGTGGAGAGTGTTTAAAAGAAAAATCTTCACTATTCTTTGATCAAATTGCTTCTAAGCTTTATGGGAAAACTACTCTAATAAGTGTTGGTGGTATTTCAAGTGCAGAAGATGCTTATGAAAGAATAAAAAGTGGTGCATCTTTGGTTCAATTATACTCTAGCTTGATTTTTGAAGGTCCAAGCTTAGCAAAGAATATAAATTTGGAATTAATTGAATTGTTAAAAAAAGATGGCTATTCTAATATAACTGAAGCAATTGGTGCTAATTTTAGAAAATGAGATACATTTTAAAAGTATCTATCCTATTTATATTTTTTGGAGAAATAATGAGTGCAAATAGTTTACCAAACTACTATACAAAAACACTAAAAAATGGTTTAGAAGTTGTAGCAATTCCTATGAATAATAACTCAAATGTAGTCTCTGTAAATATTTTTTATAAAGTTGGAAGTAGAGATGAAATTATGGGAAAAAGTGGAATAGCACATATGCTTGAACATCTTAATTTTAAATCTACAAAGAACCTAAAAGCTGGTGAATTTGATGAGATTGTAAAAGGTTTCGGTGGAGTAAACAATGCTAGTACAAGCTTTGACTATACTCACTACTATATAAAAACTAGTTCAAGAAATAGTGATAAATCTTTAGAACTATT
This window harbors:
- a CDS encoding quinone-dependent dihydroorotate dehydrogenase, with translation MLSYETLKKILFKFEPETAHNFAEFGLKFLGKCKLARNYYEKKNFIEDKVLEQELFGRTFRNPIGLAAGFDKNASMIKAMKSLGFGFTEIGTVTLVPQNGNPKPRLFRHPDEKSLQNAMGFNNLGSHKVLKNLKKVYPFYIPIGVNIGKNKNTPEEFAISDYKNLIKKLEAYADYLIINISSPNTPNLRDLQNENFISELFSMAKNLTKKPIFLKIAPDMDVKVAINLCEVAIKEGASGIIANNTTIDYSLVKNPQSFGGLSGECLKEKSSLFFDQIASKLYGKTTLISVGGISSAEDAYERIKSGASLVQLYSSLIFEGPSLAKNINLELIELLKKDGYSNITEAIGANFRK
- a CDS encoding ABC transporter ATP-binding protein — translated: MKNFFKQYAPFYKNYILEIIFGIIGIILVAAATAGTAYAIQPLLDDIFINKDIEMLYIMPVIIILLYVAKGFGGYLQAYFVSFIGQDITRIVRDGLFGHILKLDYIFFQKIHSGELVSRIINDINRIQRAVSNSLAELIREALTIFALVALVIYRSPELAFYGLVVLPLAFYPLALLAKKMKKLSFKSQESNSDITASLNESFNNIEIIKANSSEDLEKKKFTMLNMIFFKYNMKAVKTNELTSPVMEILGSLAFATVVLVGGMKVINAELTTGEFSSFIAALFMLYTPIKRISKLYNSMQDAIAANERIMDMFKIKAKIIGGKQEILKDIKNINFSNVSLFYDDFEALKKINLEANKGEIVALVGDSGGGKSSFINLIPRFYDTSSGKISINNLDIKEFNLKTLRENISIVTQRVYIFNDSIASNVSYGQELDEVKVVESLKKAHAYDFVMSMKKGIHTTLDEAGTNLSGGQRQRIAIARALYKDPKILILDEATSALDNASEEIVSKVIEEVSSDKITFVIAHRLSTIKNATKIAVFKNGEIISIGKYDELLESCEEFKRLHNSANI